Genomic window (uncultured Hyphomonas sp.):
TGGACGGACATGCCGGGTGCCTACAATGACCTGCCGCCCGGCTGTCTGGATGAGCTCAGCGTCTATCCCGAAGGCGCGGCGACGTTCAGTCGTGAGGCGGACGGTCTCGCCATTGCGACGATCGGCGAGGATGTCGAGGCCGGCACGCGTGTCCTGCTGAGTGGTTCTTATCGGGGCCATGGCCTCACCGGGCCGGTGGAAGTGTACCGCGCTGCGGACAATCCGCTGGTCGGCACCTGGCGGCAGGACCGGGAAAACTGTCCGGCCAGCAGCGCCATTCAGGAACTGGTGTTTACGGGTGGCGGCGACTTCTCCGTCACCTGGACGCCGTTCGAAGTCTACAAGGATTACTGGGGCACCTATACCTATGACCCGGAGACGGGCGCGATCCATCTGGACGTCGAAGGCGGCAACCAGATTCCCGAAGACATTGTGCCGGACGGCACGGTGGTGCTGAGCGAGGATGCGCTGAGTTTCGAGACGCTGAGCTTCGGTACACCGGGGCAGGCCGAAGGCGTCTGCACAGGCAGCTTCCCGCGATAGGCATTCCACAAGCTTTCGACTTGCCGGGAATTATTGTTCACGTTATGTTCCAAGCCCAAGCAAGGAGGCTGGAGCATGATTGGATATGTAACTCTCGGCACGAAGGACCTGGCGCGCGGCGCGAAGTTCTATGATGCCATCGCAAAAGAAATGGGCATCGGGCGGATGATGGAAGATCCGCAATTCATCGCCTGGGGCGAGCCCGGCGGCGCGGCAGGCATCGGCCTGACCCTTCCATGGGACAAGAACCCCGCGACGGTCGGCAATGGCACGATGGTGGCGCTGGCAGCCAAGAGCAAGGAACAGGTCGACCGGATCTATGAAATCGCCATCGCCAATGGCGGCACGGATGAAGGCGCGCCGGGCCAGCGCTTCGAGAATTTCTATGCCGGATATTTCCGCGATCTCGACGGCAACAAGCTGAACGCATTCTTCTCCGGCTGAGGCCGGGCAGGCCGGTCACCCCGGACTGAGAGGCCTGCGTCCGGTGACCAGGACGGCGTAGACGCTCA
Coding sequences:
- a CDS encoding VOC family protein; this encodes MIGYVTLGTKDLARGAKFYDAIAKEMGIGRMMEDPQFIAWGEPGGAAGIGLTLPWDKNPATVGNGTMVALAAKSKEQVDRIYEIAIANGGTDEGAPGQRFENFYAGYFRDLDGNKLNAFFSG